AATCCTTCACCTGTGGCTAATTATGATTTCCATAAATCGCCAATcacatcaatttcattcaatCCATTAGATGAATCAATCATTGCTGTTTCATCAGAAGATAATACTGTTACATTATGGGATCTTGCTGTTGAAgctgatgatgaagaaatttctcaacaaagaaaagaagcTCAAGAATTACATGATATTCCAccacaattattatttgtccATTGGCAAAGAGATGTTAAAGATGTTAGATGGCATCCACAAATTCCTGGTTGTTTGGTATCTACTGGTGGTGATGGATTAAACATTTGGAAAACTATATCTGTGTAATGCTACCAACAACTAGTAATAAATTGGacataaatatatatatatatatatatacatatgTATGTGACCtactttttcattttctttaatatTTATTGGCTTGtagttttgataattctaattgtttaattttggCATTAATTTTCACCAATtgatcatcaatatcaatccaaaatttattttgtctTATTGTACATTGAATATATCGTTCTAATACAATCattgatttaattattaatgcTTGATGGATTTTcataatttgattcaacTGCTTTCGTTTAGCTAACAATTCACTAGTATCATTGATTGAACCCGAcgataataaataattattattaataccatttataattgattcatattgaaaatttattatactTATCATCTTTTCATAATTGTCAGTATTGATAAGATCATCATAAAGTAGATTTAAAAACTctaattttgtttctttatcGATAGGCGTGGTagtggttgtggttgtggcTGTCGAAGTATTAAGGTGTAATTTATTccatattttcaattgcgaattg
This genomic stretch from Candida albicans SC5314 chromosome 1, complete sequence harbors:
- a CDS encoding uncharacterized protein (Ortholog of C. dubliniensis CD36 : Cd36_11870, C. parapsilosis CDC317 : CPAR2_201650, Candida tenuis NRRL Y-1498 : cten_CGOB_00224 and Debaryomyces hansenii CBS767 : DEHA2D04884g); this translates as MVDNTFEGLFKRINDLELILLDDNNNKVNNIGDHNDDKTISSQINQLKSQLSKLYQQYPEFQKLNNINSQLKIWNKLHLNTSTATTTTTTTPIDKETKLEFLNLLYDDLINTDNYEKMISIINFQYESIINGINNNYLLSSGSINDTSELLAKRKQLNQIMKIHQALIIKSMIVLERYIQCTIRQNKFWIDIDDQLVKINAKIKQLELSKLQANKY